ACCCAATGTATGATGAAGTCAATGGAATCGCATGCAAGCCTTCAATAAAAGAAACTACAGGGATCGAAGTGGTAAACGTAGTGGTTGGTCCTGATAAAGCATATGATCTGCTAGATGACTTGGTCGATCAAGGTATAAAATATGTCTGGTTCCAACCTGGAGCATATAATGACAAGGTAATTCAAAAGGCAAGTTCATTAGATTTAAAAGTGGTGTACGGATACTGTGTGTTGGTCGAACTTGGCGAACTACCTTTTTGTCCGATTTAAGTTAATCAAAATGAAAACAAAAAGCCTTCAAGGCTTTTTTTGTTTGGTGCTCACAATTTGGATATGCTGTACAAATGAAAATAGACCTCATATCTTGTACG
This genomic window from Fusibacter sp. A1 contains:
- a CDS encoding CoA-binding protein, which gives rise to MKAIVNEMLQLKSWAVVGATRTTAKFGYKIFDRLNRCGYQVVPVNPMYDEVNGIACKPSIKETTGIEVVNVVVGPDKAYDLLDDLVDQGIKYVWFQPGAYNDKVIQKASSLDLKVVYGYCVLVELGELPFCPI